The Helicobacter mustelae genome has a segment encoding these proteins:
- the queF gene encoding preQ(1) synthase, with amino-acid sequence MKDLSLLGKQDVEYAFHYNPKILETFENRHKENDYFVKFNCPEFTSLCPMTGQPDFATIYINYIPQHKMVESKSLKLYLFSFRNHGDFHENCVNVIMKDLIGVMEPKFIEVWGKFLPRGGISIDPYANYGLPNTKYEEMAHYRLLHHDLSFEKIDNR; translated from the coding sequence ATGAAAGATTTGAGCTTACTTGGCAAGCAGGATGTGGAGTATGCATTCCACTACAATCCAAAGATTTTAGAAACATTTGAAAACAGGCATAAGGAAAATGATTATTTTGTGAAATTTAATTGCCCAGAATTCACCTCGCTCTGCCCAATGACGGGGCAACCGGACTTTGCTACCATTTATATCAATTACATTCCCCAGCACAAAATGGTGGAATCCAAATCCCTCAAGCTCTATCTCTTTTCCTTTCGCAATCACGGGGATTTCCACGAGAATTGCGTAAATGTGATCATGAAGGATTTGATTGGGGTAATGGAGCCAAAATTCATCGAAGTGTGGGGGAAATTTTTGCCACGAGGGGGGATTAGCATCGATCCCTATGCAAATTATGGGCTGCCTAACACAAAATATGAAGAAATGGCGCATTATCGCCTGCTGCATCATGATCTTTCTTTTGAAAAGATTGACAATCGCTAG
- the groL gene encoding chaperonin GroEL (60 kDa chaperone family; promotes refolding of misfolded polypeptides especially under stressful conditions; forms two stacked rings of heptamers to form a barrel-shaped 14mer; ends can be capped by GroES; misfolded proteins enter the barrel where they are refolded when GroES binds) yields the protein MAKEIKFSDHARNKLFEGVKQLNDAVKVTMGPRGRNVLIQKSYGAPSITKDGVSVAKEIELSDPIANMGAQLVKEVASKTADAAGDGTTTATVLAYSIYKEGLRNITAGANPIEVKRGMDKAVDAIVAELKAGSKKVGGKGEIAQVATISANSDEKIGNLIAEAMEKVGKDGVITVEEAKGIDDELNVVEGMQFDRGYLSPYFVTNADKMTTQLENPYILLTDKKISSMKDILPLLESTMKSGKPLLIIAEDIEGEALTTLVVNKLRGVLNVAAVKAPGFGDRRKEMLRDIAILTGGEVISEELGKTLDSASIEDLGTAARIVIDKDNTTIVDGKGCANAVKERIAQIRTQIDTTTSDYDKEKLQERLAKLSGGVAVIKVGAASEVEMKEKKDRVDDALSATKAAVEEGIVIGGGAALIRAAQKVNLHLHGDEAVGYDIIKRAIKAPLAQIAANAGFDSGVVVNEVENKKDAFGFNASSGEYVDMFHAGIIDPLKVTRVALQNAVSVSSLLLTTEATINEIKEDKPAPAMPDMGGMGGMGGMM from the coding sequence ATGGCAAAAGAGATTAAATTTAGCGATCATGCAAGAAATAAACTATTTGAAGGAGTCAAGCAACTCAATGATGCAGTCAAAGTAACGATGGGGCCAAGGGGTAGAAATGTGTTGATTCAAAAATCCTATGGCGCTCCTAGTATCACAAAAGATGGCGTATCTGTAGCAAAAGAAATTGAGCTCTCAGACCCAATTGCAAATATGGGTGCTCAGCTTGTCAAAGAAGTGGCTAGCAAAACCGCAGATGCTGCAGGAGATGGCACTACAACTGCCACAGTGCTAGCCTATAGCATTTATAAAGAAGGCTTGAGAAATATCACTGCAGGTGCCAATCCCATCGAAGTGAAGCGCGGCATGGACAAGGCAGTGGATGCCATCGTAGCAGAGCTCAAAGCAGGCAGCAAAAAAGTCGGCGGCAAGGGCGAGATCGCACAGGTGGCTACCATTTCTGCAAATTCTGATGAAAAAATCGGGAATCTCATCGCAGAGGCAATGGAAAAAGTGGGTAAAGATGGCGTGATCACTGTGGAAGAGGCAAAGGGGATTGATGATGAGCTCAATGTGGTTGAGGGAATGCAGTTTGACCGCGGCTATCTTAGCCCTTATTTTGTGACCAACGCAGACAAAATGACCACCCAGCTAGAAAATCCCTACATTCTTTTGACAGATAAAAAGATTTCTTCTATGAAGGATATTCTCCCTCTTTTGGAATCCACAATGAAAAGTGGCAAACCCCTGCTCATCATCGCAGAAGATATTGAAGGAGAAGCACTTACTACACTTGTAGTAAATAAACTCAGGGGCGTGCTCAATGTAGCTGCAGTGAAAGCTCCTGGCTTTGGAGATAGAAGAAAAGAAATGCTAAGAGATATCGCGATCCTTACAGGTGGGGAAGTGATTAGCGAAGAGCTTGGTAAAACTCTAGATTCTGCAAGTATTGAGGATTTGGGAACTGCTGCAAGAATTGTCATTGACAAAGACAATACCACCATCGTGGATGGCAAGGGTTGTGCTAATGCGGTCAAAGAGCGTATTGCTCAAATTCGCACCCAAATTGATACAACTACAAGCGATTATGACAAGGAAAAATTGCAAGAGAGACTTGCAAAGCTAAGTGGCGGCGTGGCTGTGATTAAAGTAGGTGCGGCTAGTGAGGTAGAGATGAAAGAGAAAAAAGATCGCGTAGATGATGCTCTCTCTGCCACAAAAGCAGCAGTGGAAGAGGGCATTGTCATTGGTGGGGGTGCAGCACTAATCCGTGCAGCCCAAAAAGTCAATCTCCATCTTCATGGTGATGAGGCAGTGGGCTATGACATCATCAAAAGAGCGATCAAAGCTCCTCTAGCACAAATTGCTGCGAATGCGGGATTTGATAGCGGAGTGGTTGTCAATGAGGTAGAAAACAAAAAAGATGCTTTTGGCTTTAATGCAAGCAGCGGGGAATATGTAGATATGTTCCATGCTGGGATTATTGATCCATTGAAAGTCACAAGAGTGGCGCTCCAAAATGCTGTCTCTGTTTCTAGTCTCTTGCTCACTACTGAGGCCACAATCAATGAAATCAAAGAAGATAAGCCAGCTCCTGCAATGCCAGATATGGGCGGCATGGGCGGCATGGGCGGCATGATGTAA
- the petA gene encoding ubiquinol-cytochrome c reductase iron-sulfur subunit, giving the protein MAEVKRRDFLGMALGGVTALGAVASLIAMKKTWDPLPSVVAAGFTTVDVGGMKEGEFSTTAWRGKPIYIIKKKAGEEFNQARDFKVGEGVFTMGIQICTHLGCIPIFHPDKSEFLCPCHGGRFTLDGVNIAGTPPPRPFEIPPFKIDGTKLVLGEVGSEYKAMIAKA; this is encoded by the coding sequence ATGGCCGAAGTCAAAAGAAGAGATTTTTTGGGAATGGCCCTTGGGGGTGTTACCGCACTGGGTGCTGTAGCTTCTCTCATCGCCATGAAAAAGACCTGGGATCCTCTTCCTAGCGTTGTCGCAGCCGGATTCACCACGGTGGATGTAGGCGGTATGAAAGAGGGGGAATTTTCCACAACAGCATGGAGAGGCAAGCCAATTTATATCATCAAAAAGAAGGCGGGTGAAGAATTCAATCAGGCTAGAGATTTTAAGGTCGGAGAGGGTGTATTCACTATGGGGATCCAGATTTGCACACATCTGGGCTGTATTCCGATCTTTCACCCCGATAAGTCAGAGTTTTTGTGCCCCTGTCATGGAGGGCGCTTCACCCTTGATGGTGTGAATATTGCAGGCACCCCTCCACCTAGACCCTTTGAAATCCCTCCCTTCAAGATAGATGGCACCAAACTTGTGCTAGGTGAGGTCGGTTCAGAATACAAAGCAATGATAGCAAAAGCATAA
- a CDS encoding cytochrome b, with protein MAEIKKADGVVDWLDQRLGVKKFIEVMMTRYWIPKNINFLWAMGVVLLTLFTLLFVSGLFLLMYYKPDAKLAFDSVNYTIMQEVEYGWLWRHIHAVAASMIFVIIYIHMFVAIYYGSYKKGREMIWIGGMLLFVVFSAEAFSGYMLPWGQMSYWAATVITNLFGGIPFIGHEVVEWVRGNYVVADATLTRFFMLHVCLLPIVIISLIAFHFYSLRFPHVNNQEGEVLDFEKEAEKYLAGKKKESKVIPFWPVFLSKDIFVIAVFMIFFFYLVCYHYEFAMDPINFERADSLKTPTHIYPEWYFLWSYEVLRGFFFSADLGLIAFGIAQVVFFILPWLDRSDVVAPAHKRGWFMVWFWLLIIDLIFLTIYGKLPPMGMNTMVGFFSSIGFLFLMFIALPWITWMERKKGGVR; from the coding sequence ATGGCAGAGATTAAAAAAGCCGATGGCGTTGTGGATTGGTTGGATCAGCGCCTTGGAGTGAAAAAATTCATCGAAGTGATGATGACAAGATATTGGATTCCCAAAAATATTAATTTTCTTTGGGCGATGGGGGTAGTGTTGTTGACACTCTTTACCCTTTTGTTTGTTTCGGGATTGTTTTTATTAATGTATTACAAACCCGATGCAAAACTGGCATTTGACAGTGTGAATTATACAATCATGCAGGAAGTGGAATACGGATGGCTATGGCGACATATTCATGCGGTGGCTGCAAGTATGATTTTTGTGATTATCTACATCCACATGTTTGTGGCCATTTATTATGGATCTTACAAGAAGGGTCGTGAGATGATTTGGATTGGCGGGATGCTGCTTTTTGTGGTTTTCTCCGCAGAGGCATTTAGTGGCTATATGCTTCCCTGGGGGCAAATGAGCTACTGGGCAGCTACAGTTATTACCAATCTCTTTGGTGGAATCCCCTTCATCGGACATGAAGTCGTAGAATGGGTGAGAGGAAATTATGTCGTAGCAGATGCGACTCTGACAAGATTTTTTATGCTGCATGTGTGTCTACTCCCCATTGTGATCATCTCTCTTATTGCCTTCCACTTCTATTCTTTGCGATTCCCTCATGTGAACAATCAAGAGGGCGAAGTGTTGGATTTTGAAAAAGAGGCAGAGAAATATCTTGCTGGCAAGAAAAAAGAATCCAAAGTCATCCCCTTCTGGCCTGTGTTCTTGTCCAAGGATATTTTTGTCATTGCAGTCTTTATGATTTTCTTCTTTTATTTGGTGTGCTATCACTATGAATTTGCAATGGACCCTATCAATTTTGAACGTGCTGATAGTCTCAAAACTCCCACCCACATCTATCCGGAGTGGTATTTCTTGTGGAGCTATGAGGTATTGAGAGGATTTTTCTTTAGCGCAGATTTGGGGCTCATTGCCTTTGGAATCGCGCAAGTGGTGTTTTTCATCCTGCCTTGGCTAGATCGAAGTGATGTCGTCGCTCCCGCACATAAGCGCGGCTGGTTTATGGTCTGGTTCTGGTTACTCATTATTGATCTCATCTTTTTGACCATCTATGGCAAATTGCCACCAATGGGCATGAATACTATGGTTGGATTCTTCTCATCCATTGGATTTTTGTTCCTCATGTTCATCGCTCTTCCTTGGATTACCTGGATGGAGAGAAAAAAAGGAGGTGTTAGATGA
- a CDS encoding c-type cytochrome, with protein sequence MREIKILVLLIVVIGVIYWGVEPFAHSVMHPKVAPADFTFKDLSNVELNGDPKKGKELVQTNCTACHGIKSQGLAAPMDGASAASAFGVVPPDLSNVGAVFDGKYLAHFIADPVRTTLLSHKFKATCEGLSGAMAKECENANEGKQDYPMSSFKGVLSDAEIADVVAYLKSIAPEKLSNKEVFAEACQRCHDVKYDHMIALTPEGDLKKYLGTGAPDLSMMIRSKGEHYLNIFINDPQKELPGTPMPRVGLTQSAQTQVIHYIEEVGDRKKHQRDQLGIKIMIYFAVLAILAFAWKKKVWKNLH encoded by the coding sequence ATGAGAGAAATTAAGATTTTAGTGCTTTTGATTGTTGTGATTGGTGTGATTTATTGGGGTGTGGAGCCGTTTGCACATTCTGTGATGCATCCCAAAGTTGCCCCAGCAGATTTTACCTTCAAGGATCTCTCTAATGTGGAGCTAAATGGCGATCCCAAAAAGGGCAAGGAATTGGTGCAAACCAACTGTACAGCATGCCATGGCATCAAATCCCAGGGCCTTGCTGCCCCAATGGATGGGGCAAGTGCAGCATCTGCTTTTGGTGTGGTGCCACCAGATCTCTCCAATGTTGGGGCAGTGTTTGATGGGAAATATCTCGCACATTTCATCGCAGATCCTGTGCGCACCACGCTTTTGAGCCATAAATTCAAGGCTACTTGCGAGGGACTCAGTGGGGCTATGGCCAAAGAATGCGAGAATGCCAATGAGGGCAAGCAAGATTATCCAATGAGTTCTTTTAAGGGTGTATTAAGCGATGCTGAGATCGCAGATGTCGTAGCTTATCTTAAGTCCATTGCACCAGAAAAGCTGAGCAATAAGGAAGTATTTGCAGAAGCCTGCCAAAGATGCCATGATGTCAAATACGACCATATGATCGCACTCACTCCAGAAGGGGATCTCAAGAAATATCTAGGCACAGGTGCCCCAGATCTCTCCATGATGATCCGCAGCAAGGGTGAGCATTATCTCAATATCTTCATCAATGATCCGCAAAAAGAATTGCCCGGAACTCCAATGCCTAGGGTGGGCCTCACACAGAGTGCACAAACTCAGGTCATCCACTATATTGAGGAGGTGGGAGATAGGAAAAAGCATCAAAGAGATCAGCTTGGCATCAAGATCATGATTTATTTTGCAGTGCTTGCCATCCTGGCTTTTGCTTGGAAGAAAAAAGTCTGGAAAAATCTCCACTAA
- a CDS encoding NADP-dependent isocitrate dehydrogenase, with amino-acid sequence MKITYTLTDESPALATYSFLPIVRAFLHTAGIEVESADISLAGRILAQFPQHLTPSQRIPNALEALGELVKHKDANLIKTPNISASIPQLKNAIAELQAKGYNVPNYPDNPKNQEEEEIKENYQKILGSAVNPVLRQGNSDRRSTKAVKQYAKKNPYKIAPFDSNSKTIVSYMQEGDFFSNEKAVWIKEPTEARIVFENKEGKREILKKGLKLEKEEILDATFMDVEALDRFYVDQIALCKKQDILFSLHLKATMMKVSDPVIFGHAVRTFFAELFEEFADELHALGVNPNNGISELLQKIQTSAKKDAILQKYEEILHKSAKISMVNSDKGITNLHVPSDVIVDASMPAMLKNGAKLWDKEGRECDTNAVIPDRTYATIYEAVIEDLHKFGPLDPSKLGSVANVGLMAKKAQEYGSHDKTFIAKEAGSFKILDHQDRVLLEHAVQKGDIYRANQAKHDAIINWIDLGIQRSETSHTPAIFWLDEKRPSNKIMIEMVQKRLQERGIALKSSHGANLEILPPKAACLKSLEIIRNGGDVISITGNVLRDYLTDLFPILELGTSAKMLSIVPMLSGGAMFETGAGGSAPKQVEQLLLENHLRWDSLGEFLALQASLEFFAQQNHNARAKVLADALDVAIGKWLDNNKAPSRNAGQDDNRTSHFYLAMYFAEALAKQKEDTALQERFAPIASELQAKEQKIKEEFLSKEGVSVDLGGYYKFDDEKAIKIMRPSATFNEILHKIAQ; translated from the coding sequence ATGAAAATTACCTACACCCTTACAGATGAATCCCCCGCTCTTGCTACTTATTCTTTTTTGCCCATTGTTAGGGCTTTTTTGCATACTGCTGGCATAGAGGTAGAGAGCGCAGACATCTCTCTAGCAGGCAGGATTTTGGCGCAATTCCCCCAACATCTCACCCCCTCTCAGCGCATCCCCAACGCCCTAGAAGCATTAGGAGAGCTGGTCAAACACAAAGATGCCAATTTGATCAAAACCCCCAATATCTCCGCCTCCATCCCCCAGCTAAAAAATGCCATCGCAGAATTGCAGGCCAAGGGCTACAATGTCCCTAATTATCCTGATAACCCCAAAAATCAAGAAGAGGAAGAAATCAAAGAGAATTATCAAAAAATCCTAGGCTCAGCGGTCAATCCTGTATTGCGACAGGGGAATTCTGATCGCAGGAGCACCAAGGCTGTGAAACAATATGCCAAAAAAAATCCTTATAAAATCGCGCCTTTTGATAGCAATTCTAAAACCATCGTCTCCTACATGCAGGAGGGGGATTTTTTCAGCAATGAGAAGGCAGTATGGATCAAGGAGCCTACAGAGGCTAGGATCGTGTTTGAAAACAAAGAAGGCAAGAGGGAGATCCTCAAAAAGGGCCTGAAATTAGAAAAAGAGGAAATTTTGGATGCGACATTCATGGATGTGGAGGCGCTGGATCGTTTCTATGTGGATCAAATTGCTCTATGCAAAAAGCAAGATATTCTTTTTTCTTTACATCTCAAGGCCACGATGATGAAGGTAAGTGATCCTGTGATCTTTGGTCATGCAGTTAGGACATTTTTTGCCGAATTATTTGAGGAATTTGCAGATGAGCTCCATGCCCTTGGCGTGAATCCCAATAATGGGATCTCAGAACTCCTACAAAAAATCCAAACTTCTGCGAAAAAAGATGCGATTTTGCAAAAATATGAGGAGATTTTGCACAAAAGTGCCAAGATTTCCATGGTGAATTCTGATAAGGGCATCACCAATCTCCATGTTCCTAGCGATGTGATTGTGGATGCTTCCATGCCCGCCATGCTCAAAAATGGCGCAAAGCTTTGGGATAAAGAGGGGAGGGAATGTGATACCAATGCAGTGATCCCAGATAGAACCTATGCCACCATTTATGAGGCTGTCATAGAAGATCTGCACAAATTCGGTCCCCTAGATCCCAGTAAGCTTGGAAGCGTGGCAAATGTGGGATTGATGGCTAAAAAAGCCCAGGAATATGGTTCTCATGACAAAACTTTCATCGCCAAAGAGGCAGGAAGCTTCAAAATCCTAGATCATCAAGATCGTGTTTTGTTGGAGCATGCGGTGCAAAAGGGCGATATCTACCGCGCCAATCAGGCCAAGCATGATGCCATCATCAATTGGATTGATCTGGGTATCCAAAGAAGTGAGACTAGCCACACTCCAGCGATTTTCTGGCTAGATGAGAAGCGCCCCAGTAACAAAATCATGATTGAAATGGTCCAAAAAAGATTGCAAGAGAGGGGCATTGCCCTCAAAAGCTCTCATGGCGCCAATCTTGAGATCCTCCCTCCCAAGGCCGCTTGCCTCAAATCCCTAGAGATCATCCGCAATGGCGGGGATGTGATCTCCATCACAGGCAATGTTTTGCGCGATTATCTCACCGATCTCTTCCCCATTCTTGAGCTTGGTACCAGTGCCAAAATGCTTTCCATCGTCCCCATGCTTAGCGGTGGAGCGATGTTTGAGACAGGCGCGGGGGGTTCTGCACCCAAGCAAGTGGAGCAGCTTCTTTTGGAAAATCATTTGAGATGGGATAGCTTGGGGGAATTTTTGGCTCTGCAGGCAAGTCTAGAATTTTTTGCACAGCAAAATCACAATGCAAGGGCAAAGGTGCTCGCAGATGCGCTAGATGTAGCAATAGGGAAGTGGTTGGACAATAACAAAGCTCCATCACGAAATGCTGGGCAGGATGACAATCGCACGAGTCATTTTTATTTAGCCATGTATTTTGCAGAAGCACTCGCCAAACAAAAAGAAGATACCGCACTGCAAGAGAGATTCGCGCCTATTGCTTCAGAGCTACAAGCCAAAGAGCAAAAGATTAAAGAGGAATTTTTGAGCAAAGAAGGCGTGAGTGTGGATCTTGGCGGGTATTATAAATTTGATGATGAGAAAGCTATAAAAATCATGCGCCCTAGCGCGACATTCAATGAAATCCTGCATAAAATCGCTCAGTAA
- a CDS encoding restriction endonuclease subunit S: protein MNRFEKLLQTLCPHGVEFKAIKDIAMFRRGSFPQPYTRSKWYGGDNSMPFIQVIDVADTMKLNEKSKQSISKLAQPKSVFVPKGTVIVTLQGTIGKVAITQYDSYIDRTIAIFTSYRINIDKKYFAYMLYQKFAMEKMLARGATLKTITKEEFSDFKIPLPPLEVQREIVKILDTFTELNTELNTELKLRKKQYEYYRNWLLSFGDVDASKEGAEQRLRNKSYPKALKALLLSLCPHGVEFRKLGEVCERSTGINITAAQMKKLQETFNKTSSQRGIKIFGGGETKVNIRSEDISEKSIINAESVVVKSRGNIGFEYCNEPFSHKNEIWSYSSKTNEAMIKFLHYYLASKQDYFQRLANEFTKMPQLKVSHTDNLPIPLPPLEVQREIVKILDDFSTLTEDLSSGIPAEIAARKKQYEYYRDKLLTFTPLIKEGE, encoded by the coding sequence ATGAATAGATTTGAGAAATTACTCCAAACCCTCTGCCCTCATGGTGTGGAGTTTAAGGCAATAAAAGATATAGCAATGTTTCGTAGGGGATCCTTTCCTCAGCCTTATACACGATCAAAATGGTATGGTGGGGATAATTCTATGCCATTTATACAGGTTATTGATGTTGCGGATACTATGAAACTTAATGAGAAATCAAAGCAGTCTATTTCAAAACTTGCTCAACCAAAAAGTGTATTTGTCCCGAAAGGCACCGTAATTGTTACCTTGCAGGGAACAATAGGAAAAGTTGCAATTACGCAATATGATTCTTACATTGATAGAACCATAGCAATATTTACAAGCTATCGCATCAACATTGATAAGAAATATTTTGCATATATGTTGTATCAAAAATTTGCAATGGAAAAAATGCTTGCACGGGGCGCAACATTGAAAACAATCACAAAGGAGGAATTTTCAGACTTCAAAATCCCCCTTCCCCCTCTGGAAGTCCAAAGAGAGATTGTGAAGATTTTAGACACATTTACAGAATTAAATACAGAATTAAATACAGAATTAAAGTTGCGCAAAAAGCAATATGAATACTATCGCAATTGGCTGCTCTCTTTTGGCGATGTGGATGCAAGCAAAGAAGGAGCAGAGCAGAGACTAAGAAATAAATCCTATCCCAAAGCCCTCAAAGCATTGCTACTCTCTCTCTGCCCTCATGGTGTGGAGTTTAGGAAGTTGGGGGAGGTGTGTGAGAGAAGCACAGGAATTAACATAACAGCCGCACAAATGAAAAAACTACAAGAAACATTCAATAAAACATCTTCGCAAAGAGGAATCAAAATCTTTGGTGGAGGAGAGACAAAGGTCAACATAAGAAGCGAAGACATCTCAGAAAAAAGCATTATTAATGCTGAAAGCGTAGTCGTCAAATCAAGGGGAAACATAGGATTTGAATATTGCAATGAACCCTTTTCCCACAAAAACGAGATTTGGTCATATTCCTCAAAAACAAATGAGGCAATGATTAAATTTCTGCATTACTACCTTGCAAGCAAGCAGGATTATTTCCAAAGATTGGCAAATGAATTTACAAAGATGCCACAGCTGAAAGTTTCGCATACGGATAATCTCCCCATTCCCCTTCCCCCTCTGGAAGTCCAAAGAGAGATTGTGAAGATTTTAGATGATTTCTCCACCCTCACAGAGGACCTTAGCTCTGGCATCCCTGCAGAGATTGCTGCAAGAAAAAAGCAATATGAATATTATCGTGACAAACTGCTCACCTTCACACCCCTCATAAAGGAGGGAGAATGA
- a CDS encoding bifunctional anthranilate synthase component II/anthranilate phosphoribosyltransferase, which yields MLLLIDNYDSFTYNIYQAFCMLHQKVLVVRSDKITCEQIQELNPSHIIIGPGPKTPKEAGISMEVIQKFYKKIPILGICLGHQAIMASFGMPIVQAKNILHGKIQPLSHKSRGLFRGIPQNTLITRYHSLVGRECDLPECLEITAKSSDGEIMAIEHKEYPLIGVQFHPESIGSTDGLKMFSNFLHYKREETPILILLKKALQQQNFSFQEAYDMMDEITEGNLSEGQIASLLTSLEIKGLNAQELAGFSSLLRNKSLEFPKPKRGEKRLDIVGTGGSMHKTFNVSTISSIILASMGVNVLKHGNRAATSQCGSADLLEALGVNIQMSPEICIHCYEKLHFTFLFAQKFHYTLKKLATIRKELGFKTLFNLIGPLINPSCNTHQILGVFDPKYTEVLAQTLQILGIQRALVVSGMDGYDEISLTTPTQITELHGKDQKTYLFTPQSLGLEYVDYAELKGGDVQKNRQIAWEILRAEPSPRLDLVCMNAGAALYIYGEADSIKDGYLRIKEHLKTQKPKKTLEAFQKLSHQGR from the coding sequence ATGCTGCTGCTTATTGATAATTATGATTCTTTCACCTACAACATCTATCAAGCATTTTGCATGCTGCATCAAAAAGTCTTGGTAGTGCGTAGCGACAAAATTACATGCGAGCAAATCCAGGAACTAAACCCAAGCCACATCATCATCGGCCCAGGTCCCAAAACCCCAAAAGAAGCAGGGATTTCCATGGAAGTCATTCAGAAGTTTTACAAAAAAATCCCCATTCTTGGGATCTGCCTGGGACATCAGGCCATCATGGCCAGCTTTGGCATGCCAATCGTGCAGGCAAAAAACATCCTACATGGCAAGATACAACCCCTATCCCACAAATCCCGCGGGCTCTTTCGCGGCATCCCGCAAAACACGCTCATCACACGTTATCACTCTCTCGTGGGCAGGGAATGCGATCTGCCAGAATGCCTGGAAATCACAGCAAAAAGCAGTGATGGAGAAATCATGGCAATCGAGCACAAAGAATATCCACTCATAGGCGTGCAATTCCATCCAGAATCCATTGGCAGCACAGATGGTCTGAAAATGTTTAGCAATTTCTTGCATTACAAGCGCGAGGAAACCCCCATTTTGATCCTGCTCAAAAAAGCCCTGCAACAGCAGAATTTTAGCTTCCAAGAAGCCTATGACATGATGGATGAGATCACAGAGGGCAATCTCTCTGAAGGCCAAATTGCCTCACTTCTCACAAGCCTTGAGATCAAAGGCCTAAACGCCCAAGAACTTGCAGGCTTTAGCTCTCTTTTGCGCAACAAATCCCTGGAATTCCCCAAGCCCAAAAGAGGAGAAAAGCGCTTAGATATCGTAGGCACTGGAGGGAGTATGCACAAGACCTTCAATGTCTCCACGATCTCTAGCATCATTCTGGCAAGCATGGGCGTGAATGTGCTCAAACACGGCAATCGCGCTGCCACCAGCCAATGCGGAAGCGCAGACCTTTTGGAGGCACTGGGGGTCAATATCCAAATGTCGCCAGAAATCTGCATCCACTGCTATGAAAAACTACACTTTACTTTTTTGTTTGCGCAAAAATTCCACTACACACTCAAAAAACTCGCAACCATACGCAAGGAATTGGGATTTAAAACATTATTCAATCTCATCGGTCCGCTCATCAACCCCTCTTGCAACACTCACCAAATTTTGGGGGTTTTTGATCCAAAATACACCGAGGTGCTCGCCCAAACCCTGCAAATCCTAGGCATACAGCGTGCCCTGGTAGTAAGTGGCATGGATGGCTATGATGAGATTTCTCTCACCACTCCCACACAGATCACCGAATTGCACGGCAAGGATCAAAAAACCTATCTCTTCACACCCCAGAGCCTAGGGCTAGAATATGTAGACTATGCAGAGCTCAAAGGCGGAGATGTGCAAAAAAATCGCCAAATTGCTTGGGAGATCTTGCGCGCAGAGCCTTCCCCTAGGCTCGATCTTGTCTGCATGAATGCTGGCGCGGCACTCTATATCTATGGGGAGGCGGATTCTATCAAAGATGGCTACCTGCGCATCAAAGAGCATCTCAAGACCCAAAAACCCAAAAAAACCCTAGAGGCATTCCAAAAACTAAGCCACCAAGGCCGATAA